From the genome of Xiphophorus couchianus chromosome 6, X_couchianus-1.0, whole genome shotgun sequence, one region includes:
- the LOC114146422 gene encoding branched-chain-amino-acid aminotransferase, cytosolic-like — MAGSSISSFKLFEGLKVYRGDDKRLRLFRPLLNMERMSKSAKRACLPAFDQSELLGCIKRLIEIDQDWVPHLGSGCLYIRPTFIGTEPSLGVKKPNRALLYVIMCQAGSYFNTELSLWADPKYTRAWKGGTGDCKMGGNYGGTLFAQQEAGSYDCQQVLWLYGEDHQITEGGTMNIFLHWINEDGDEELATPPLDGIILPGVTRQSILDLARKWDEFKVSERYLTMGQLCSALKQQRLKEMFGSGTACRICRIGSIVYEEKTLQLPNQDKHSLSSRIATELTDIQHGRSPSDWTYLV; from the exons ATGGCTGGCAGCAGTATTAGCAGCTTTAAG CTGTTTGAAGGCCTGAAAGTGTACCGAGGTGACGACAAGCGCCTCCGCCTCTTCAGACCCCTATTGAACATGGAGCGAATGTCAAAGTCTGCAAAGAGAGCTTGCCTACCT gcctttgATCAATCAGAGTTGCTGGGGTGCATCAAGAGGCTGATAGAAATCGACCAGGACTGGGTGCCTCATTTAGGTTCAGGCTGTCTGTATATAAGACCAACATTTATCGGCACTGAG CCTTCTCTAGGGGTTAAGAAGCCTAACCGTGCCTTGCTGTATGTAATCATGTGTCAAGCCGGCTCTTACTTCAACACCGAGCTGTCTCTGTGGGCCGACCCAAAGTACACACGGGCTTGGAAAGGCGGAACTGGAGACTGCAAGATGGGAGG GAACTATGGAGGGACTCTCTTTGCACAGCAGGAGGCGGGGAGTTATGACTGTCAGCAGGTGCTGTGGCTGTACGGAGAGGACCACCAGATAACCGAAGGAGGAACCATGAATATCTTTCTGCACTGGATCAATGAGGACGGAG ATGAGGAACTTGCAACACCACCACTAGATGGCATCATTCTTCCAGGCGTCACTAGGCAGAGCATCCTGGACCTCGCCAGAAAATGG GATGAGTTCAAAGTGTCGGAGCGATACCTGACGATGGGCCAGCTGTGCTCGGCCCTGAAGCAGCAGCGTCTTAAAGAGATGTTTGGCTCTGGCACTGCCTGCAGGATCTGCCGTATAGGAAGCATTGTGTACGAAGAAAAG ACTTTGCAGCTCCCCAATCAAGACAAGCACTCATTATCTTCAAGGATTGCAACAGAACTGACAGATATACAG CACGGCCGCTCTCCGAGTGACTGGACGTACCTTGTGTAG